The stretch of DNA accagagaaacggtttgacagtctcttgtcatttctcaaagagcaggagagcatatacgaacagctcgagcaactgagggacgaggagccgagtagaaaggaaactcggactgaaccaagacatgccagaaccaagtctaccaagtcaggaaattaccacacaagttgtgtagtctgtggtgacgtaaagcataaaaggaagctgtacttctgcaagcagtttcgagggctaaagctgacagagaaaagagctgcagtaaagaagttgggagcatgcaaaaagtgtcttgaagttcatgatgatggttcatactgcaaacctgcatatctgtgtaaaaatcaaatctgcaaggatgaacagactcctgagcatcatttttatctgtgccccaattatgagatgaggaaaagcagtgtggatcagagaaggagtaaatttggtccagaggaagataaaggcaagaagaaatatacagtgcaccaagaggagtttttcagcaaacttccaccagagttggcaaaacaatgccgagatgtgttctccaacactgcatcaagagccttcaacactgcaaagcatcagccaagcctcctaaaggaaggtggactgcaagagcatccagtgattatgatgcttctggaggtcgtagcaaatgctggacaaaaggttgggacattaattgacttggcttcagataccaactacataactcacaaggctgcgagtagactgaaccttaggagtgaagacatcacgcttatcgtccatggagttggggggatgaaggtccatgtagagacgaggcgctaccttctaaagatccgagtgaagactcccaagggcacactcaagtcgcaccagttagtttgttatggattggacagcattgcagatgttcacaaacatgtgacaccacagcagctgcaaaagttctttccagacgtcccacttgaggaacttgtgagaccaaaagagatacatttgctcataagccatagagaaggtcagctagcgcctcagaggattagaactgttggagatctcattctgtgggatggaccactgggaaagactgttggaggttgtcatcatgagttgtttgagaagcttaccatgtcagcccacatgtccaaaacacacttcgcaagatcaatgagagcagctgctttaaagtatgaggagctcactgccccagtccctgaggaactttcaccaaacggacaggtcgccgtcaaagttcagaagtcacgtacatcaaccgccaatcgggacttcttggattggtggaagtgggatagcattggagcagcatgcgagccaaagtgcgggggttgccgctgtggaaactgccagccaggcggaaaagaaatgactcttgctgaagagagagagctcgaagtggtaagggaaggcctcacctacgtaacaggagaccgccacagtaaagacccacattggcatgctagctatccttggttggaagacccagcttctctaccaaataataaaaggacagtggaagccacatatctcaggacggagaggcagctatccagagaacctgaatggaaaagtgcctacacagctcaggtgcacgacaaggtggaccgaaaggctgcaatcaaattgtccgaagacatgattgcaaaatggaagggaccagtgtggtatgtgagtcaccttattgctccaaacccccactctgtcacaaccccagtgagactagtgtggaacagcagccaaatgtacaatggtgtcagcttaaatgatttgctgatgaaaggtccagacgtcctcaaccaaattcgcgccgtcctcctcagattcagaggcggaatctatgctgctctgggagacataaagaagatgtataactcagtctggttggaggaccgtgaagtacacttacacagattcctctggcgagattccgaggacgaggagctgggagagtatgctatcacaagagtgaacatcggagacaaacctgcggggtgcattgcacagttggcaatgcgtgagactgctaatcttccttcttttacccacctcaaggatgagcagcaagtactccagaaagacagctatgttgacgacatcctcacatctcacaacagcctcgaccagttgagaatcatcacagcaaatgtggaacgaatcctaaaagctggtggttttgagctcaagccttgggttctgtctggtcaaagtgggaggaaggaggacagtgatgctttaaagaaaagtaaaacaaaaagcatgatcctaccaaaccaaatgcatgatgatgataacaaggcacttggtctgggctacattgttgaagaggacatgctccacgttatggtgggaatcaatttctccaagagaaagaaaaagatgcggcttggtcaaggccttctacaagagcaaatcaaaactcagacgccaaatcccctaacaagaagagagcttctcagccaggtagcagggctatatgatcccatcggcatagtggctcctgttaagcaaaaaggagcgattctagtacgcagagctttccaagaagcaaaagagggaagctgttcggtcagagacacatgggacatggcactctcagatggactcggggaggatgcaattaagctctttgaagagtacgtacaacttggaaaagtcaagttcgtcagggcactgactccctcttgctccgcaactgaacccttgggaatcaccttttctgacggaagtgagcacacctacggggcagtgatgtacctgagatgggattcagaccatggcccaattgtcagacttgtggaatccaaggccaagttaactcccttggaccacagaggagacgctgttaaagcagagatgtgcagagcagtgttcgcctcacgcttaaagaagtattttgagctacagagtcaaattcaagtggagaagtggtatcatcttgtggatagccaaaccaTCCTTGatgcaatacagcgagaaagctacggatttcagacattcttcaccaatcggattggagagattcaaacaagcaccaacattcaggactggcggtggattcctggcccacaaaacatcgctgatgtaatcaccagaggtgccagccctcaagaccttgatcagtattcggagtggcaaaatggaccgaagttcctggtattgcctgtgagtgagtggccaataaaatcagctaaagaactggctgccactgccagagagaacatcaacaagttacagaagaaagcttttgttgcagcactatcaagagccaaagtagagaaccaagaaccggaaccaacaagcccaaagagaccacctgcagggtcagctattcagaaccttgttgatgtcaagcggttcagcgttctaactcgactgatcaagacagtcgcatggatttggagagcagcgaagaggtttcttggcaagaacaaagccctaaacaatccaaagtgggaggccatctctttgacaggagtcattacaataagagaacgagaaaatgctctaaaagacattttttttgtgctgcgcaattgggcacaactttcccaagcaccacaacagatcgactggtagcctataaagaccaagttgaaacctagacttcaaagtttgactttaaagcgtcgatctcccaagtggttccattggaagatcgagtgggaggtgtcaagtcaaactaaaatgaaagaacaggtgcagagaaatgctacattgaaatcacgagacagtgattaaagtgggcggatccccagcctgccgagttctgcctgggggtcaaaagggcacacagcaccagaagccagtgaagaagacacaagagacgtgcgagcggcaaaacttgaacagtaaatcaaaaggactgtccaaaaagactgccgcaatagccagaaaaggcaagcaggactgattttctacagaccagattggcagccggtttttcaactgataaagaccaaaactgataaagaccaaaactgataaagaccaaaactgataaagaccaaaactggtaaagactaaaactgctaaaaactgctaaagactaatctgccaaaataaaagaaggagaaaataaaaaaagtggaaaagaagtgtttggtctgagtgaatccagtccatcatttcggggtagataaatcaaatccctttcaagcggggaatctgcaaaaacattagaagacttgacaagcACCTTTAGGCagaatagaacctgggtctctggcgctgcaaggcagcaactctactgctgctccaccggccGACTAACAGTTTGTTAGTCATTTATACTCTTCTTGGATCAAAGTGTTACCCAGTCTCAAAACATGAATGCAGCTTCAATTTCACAATTTAATACTTCTGAGGTACGGTAAATGTTTAAGCCCATCTTATTAGATGCATGTACAGAATCTGAAAGCATTAACTATTCCATAAAATATTACTTACTCCATTTAATTACTCAAACACgtctgaaattaaaacaaactGCCACACTGACCCACCCGATGGCATTTTAGAATGGCAAGAACGCTTACTTGTAATGGATCAAGCGGCACCCTTGTGCGATCTGTGTCGATTCATTCGTGAAATGACAGGCAAACAAGAGCCAATTTCTAGGCTGGACCTTGTACGCAAATCGCATGAAAAGCAAGGAATAACAACACAAAGCTGCAAAAGAGAACAGAAGTCGGTTAATTCGTAACACACCAGCCTTCAGATTATGGGACAAGTGCTAACTTCATGGAGATGCCAATTTAAccagtggacacaaaatgcattccttctctccagagatgctgcctaacccactgtgagtgtgtgaaagatacatcttctagatgcgctgggacgcatcctcagtgaagtgacctggggtcatcgggtgttttgggtctcacaacatcagacaccctcgcccaggcgacccagccggggttgatcaggccccgacttgtgtcccagcagcaaccgcccgcggatcagccatcttaatccaaagccacctagtggctttctctgtGGCTTCtcttgcggattgaatggccctcttctttgcctgCCCCGTActgcccaactggttgaggactttttaactccagtattttgtgtctaacttcgatttaaaccagcatctgcagttctttcttacccaATTTAGCCAGTGTTAGGCTCAAACTACAGTAATGTTCGTAAGTACGCTGAAGCAATTGCAAGTTCGAGACCATTTAGAGCAAGTTAGAGCAATTGCAAGTTAgagaattattttaaaaattagaTGCAATCTATGTAGGAAaaagaaatgataacagtttgaatAAGTCAATCTAATAACTAATTTCAATACTCCAAAATGATTGGAAATggtatttataaaaaaaaaattattaaacaaCTCCCAGCCCTTCTACCAAAAGATAAAAATCTTTTGTGCAATGGATCTATTAAACTTCTATTTCTTTAAGAAACTTTCAGTTATCCTAAAGATAAATAATGCGAGGAAACAAGAGTTTTGAATAAAATCTCAGCTAATACCCAAAATTATAAAAGCTTAAAATGAACAGATTGTATAACTTCTTTGTAATGACATTATTAATTATAAGAAATCGATCATGTACAAAATAGAGTAGGGTTTGACTTTGCCAAAAATCTCCATCTTAAATAAGGATAATTAATAAAAGTTCTACATTATATTCATTTGTTTATGTAGAACAGTTTGTGAATCTGTAACATATATCAATACAtcaaaatgtttaatgttttatgtgtcatccctaactgtcactatgtcatgttgtcatttgcgggcggagcaccaaggcaaattccttgtatgtgaatacttggccaataaacctattcattcattcattcaaaaggtTACAAAATCAACAAACATTGCAATAAACATgtcccgaggcacagtgaaaaactaTTTATtggtgctatctagtcagcagaaagacaacacatgattactatTGGGCCATTACAGTGTACCAGATACATGgtgagggaataacatttagtgcaagatacagccagcaaagtctaatcaaggtacacaaaaatgctggagaaactcagcgggtgcagcagcatctatggagcgaaggaaataggcaacgtttcggcccgaaacgttgcctatttccttcgctccatagatgctgctgcacccgctgagtttctccagcatttttatgtaccttcgattttccagcatctgcagttccttcttaaacacaaagtctaatcaaggatagtccgagggtcatcaacgaggtagatagtagttcagcactgctctctggttgcgtgTTTAATGCGAGCTTATTTAAGCAGAGATTTTAAACCAAGGAGAGTATAAACTACAGAAATGTTTTTTTACATGTACAACTTTCTTTCTCAAGGTTTACTTGTACGTGTAAACCATGGACGGACTCCCAAACCACACGGGTTATTTTAAATCAGGTGCGATTCAAATAGTTTAAATTTCCCCGTCATGGCCCATGCAACCCTCCAACCTGAACACAACATTCATTTATCTTCTTGCCTAAAAAGGCGGCAACTGCAGACTTTATCAGAGgcatcacaggagcagaattaggccatacggcccacggagcctactccgccattcaatcatggctgatcgtgtgCGGGGCCTTTGAGGCCTTCGCAGTCGCCACAACGACAGCACGATGTTTCATGCCCCCGAACGGAAGAATACTCTCAGCGTCCCGTAGCCtgcaaatcggccgcttcctaccggagaccgcggctcccgaagtccacagtccGAGCTggcagagattcaacactggcgacctcggcgaaaAATCCCAGGctccccgatgtcaaagtcagcgccgcccgcgggctGGAAGCTCCAGTAATTTTTTTGCatatttcattcatctgttctatatctctctgtaccCTCAGAGGTTACTCCTCATCTCTCGGaactgctccacccatacgctcctgcccggtgcctcaggtcagctgatcagctactcctggaggtaccgaggtctaagcagaagctcagaggggatagagccttctctgttgctgctccggcactctggaacaccctgccgttgcacatcagacaggccccctcgctgtccatcttcaaaaccagtattaaaacacatttatattccttggcttttgacactgcttgagactttgctcctgtttttagtgctttttaatgtttttaattttattgtttttactctttcgtttaatgtttttattgttatgtaataatttcttgtccatgattagtcatgtacagcactttgttgcaactgtggttgtttttaaagtgctctataaataaagttattattattaaactccagcgagtacaggcccagagccttcaaatcaCGCATACACTTACACTTGCTTTGACTTACCAAATGTCATTCTGCCACTGATGATCTCAGGACTTCTTCTCATGTCACTGAAAGCAGCAATGGGCAGACCCCAGTTGGCCACAGGACCCCAAAAGTGCTGCAGAACAAGAGAACCAAAAATCAAAACATCACGCTACTTTCTCAAATCATTTAAATCACAACATTAGTTGAGTTTCTTTTTGTCACATGGACCGTGATACAGTAAAAAGTCTTTGTTTCTATGCTATCCAGAAAAGACTATGAATaagatcatagaaaataggtgcagtagtaggccattcaagtcagcaccaccattcaatatgatcatggctgatcatcctaagtcAGTACCCcaagcctgctttctccccatttcccttgattccgttagcctcaagagctatatccaactcactcttgaaattatccagtgaattggtctccactgccttctgtggcagtgaattccagatatacaactctctgggtgaaaaagcttttcatcatctcagtcttaaatgccttATTCTTAATCAAGCAGTCCACAGCTGgatgcaacatttagtgcaaggtataacAATGAAGTCCCTCGAAGTCTGATTGAAGACATTTCCAAGGTAGATGAGGCACATGTGAGTTTAAAAAGCAGCTTGCACCGTTGAGCTTGCACTTGATTGACTAATTCTTTACGTAACAATATTCTTGCAGATTACAAAAAGTAACACATTGCATCACGGAATTATACCCTTTAAAATTAAACAGCCAATATAGGAAAGTTATTTCTTCTTAAATAAATTGTTAATAAAATAGTAGAACAAAAGTATTGaaacttgggcggcacagtggcacaactggtagagagcTATcatctcacagcaccggagacccgggatctatcctgacctctggtgctgtctgcacagaatgtgcacattctccctgtgaccgcctgggctttgtccaggtgctctgatttcctcccacttcccaaagacgtgctggtttgtaggttaattggcatttgaaAAACGGCCTCTAGTGTGCAGCGGGTGGATGCAAAAATCTGACACCAAACCAGAAGAGACATCTAAAGAGGTGATCACAAGCTTGATGATgggaatatattttttaaaagctcTTCTTTAAAGAGTCAGGGAAGAAATTATGGAGCTTCCGTTGCAGGCAGCTGAAGCCATAGATGTTGACCAAGAGGGAAGCCACCATAAATGGAGTAGCATGAGATTGTAGTGGGCTTTATCAATGCAGTATACCACAGATATAGGAAGGCAGGAGCTACAGAATGATCAAATAAAGTAACCATGGAAATGAATGTTTAAATCAAATGAAATCTGTGCCAAACTTTAATACATTAGGCTAATAGCAGAACTCAAAATAAACTCTGTAGTATAGAAGACGGAAGACCAGCTAGAGATTAGATAAATCTAGGACAAACAGAGGGAATAAATGCTTTAGCATCATGGTTTGGGGGCTGAGCTATAAAAACGCAGTAAATGTCTTTCCAGGCAAAGGATATTTGAAACACTTACCCATAACCACCAGAAGAGAGCAGAGCAAgatcaatattttttttgtcaATATTAAAAGAtagatgttagtttagtttagagatacagcatgaaaacaggcccttcggcccactgggtccgcgctggcaagcgatccccgcacactgacgcaCGGGACTATTTACACATGcaagggactatttacatttatcccaagccaattaacctgcaaaccagtacatctatggagtgtgggaggaaactggtgatcccggagaaaagccatggaggtcacggggagaacgtaccaagtctgtgcagacaagcacctgtagtcaggattgaaactgggtctcgggcgctgtaaggcagcaactttactgctgcaccactgtgccacctgttgTGGCAGATAAATAGAATTGAGGTGCAGTCCAGCCATGAGTTAAGTGCATGGCAGCAAAGGGCTTTTCACACCCGCAATACAAAATACCTGTGTGCTCAAGAGGCGAACTGTAATTAGTCTGCAAGGATCAGTAAAAGAAAATAATGCTTTATCTAATGAACCATCAACAAGTTCATCTAGGTCATAAAATATAGATGGTGAACCTCAACAGAAATGACTGCCAGGATTAACTGGTTTCAGTCACCTGCTTTGCGAAATAAAACTGGTTCCCCTTGAGATGTAGGATACGCACAGACACAGATGGCCAGATTCATTTAAGTGTCCATCATCTTCACACATAACACCAAACTGAAAACAAAGCTTAATATGAAAACTGTAATTGTAAAAGAATGACTTCCACTTACCGTACTGGTTAATCGTTAGCCAAGGCAAATGTTCATTgaaggaaggaaaaagaaaaaaaagaaaaagttattTTCTGTGGTGTTCATATAATCTAAAATATTACCAGTTTTGTGGAATCTGAGTAAAGATAGATAATGGAGGCAATTCTCTAGTTTCAGCTTTTatatcaggtttccagcatcctcAGCAAGTTAAATCTGACGATaaatagactttagagaaacagcgtggaaacaggcccttcaggcaacccagtccatgccaaccagcgaccaccccgtacaccagcattatcctacacaccgggcacaatttttacaacttaccaaagctaattaacccacaatcctgtatgtctttggagtgtgggaggaatctggagtacccggagaaaacccacgcggtcatagggagaacgtatgaactccgcacggacagcacctaagatcaggaccgaacccagatctctggcgctgtaagggaacaactctaccactgagccacgtcTAGCCCTCAATTGTTTCCCCAATATTACTTACATGGGTGATGTGTTGCTGAGTACCAACTAAAAAcagacagaggctggtgggtgcctgTAACATGCTGGCAGTGGAGAAGGCAGATGGTGGAGtacaagaggcttttggatagctacgtggatatgcagggaatgg from Amblyraja radiata isolate CabotCenter1 chromosome 8, sAmbRad1.1.pri, whole genome shotgun sequence encodes:
- the mpc1 gene encoding mitochondrial pyruvate carrier 1, with protein sequence MAGVVARKAIDYVKSKDFRDYLMSTHFWGPVANWGLPIAAFSDMRRSPEIISGRMTFALCCYSLLFMRFAYKVQPRNWLLFACHFTNESTQIAQGCRLIHYNLQQKKLSEGSHN